Proteins encoded in a region of the Sphingomonas japonica genome:
- the ispG gene encoding flavodoxin-dependent (E)-4-hydroxy-3-methylbut-2-enyl-diphosphate synthase, translating to MSLRPWRDIVRRRSRQIMVGTVPVGGDAPVTVQTMTNTPTSDPVATIDQIRRCEDAGVDIIRVSCPDVESTAQLGKIVRASRVPIVADIHFHYKRALEAADAGAACLRINPGNIGSSQRVAEVVRAAKANGCAIRIGVNGGSLEKDLLEKYGEPCPEALVESALDHIKLLQDHDFHEFKVAVKASDLFLAVAAYQQLAEAVDCPLHLGITEAGGFVGGTVKSAIGMGSLLWYGIGDTIRVSLSAEPEDEVRVGFEILKALGIRNRGVRVVSCPSCARQGFDVIRTVQALEERLQHIRTPMSLSVLGCVVNGPGEARETDIGLTGGGNGKHMVYLSGVTDHTVESADMLDHIVRLVEAKAAEIEAADAAVPVAAE from the coding sequence ATGTCCCTGAGACCCTGGCGCGACATCGTCCGCCGCCGCAGCCGCCAGATCATGGTCGGCACTGTGCCGGTCGGCGGCGACGCGCCGGTCACCGTACAGACGATGACCAACACGCCGACCAGCGACCCGGTAGCGACGATCGACCAGATTCGCCGCTGCGAGGACGCGGGCGTCGATATCATCCGCGTGTCGTGCCCCGACGTCGAAAGCACCGCGCAGCTCGGCAAGATCGTGCGCGCCAGCCGGGTGCCGATCGTCGCCGACATCCATTTCCATTACAAGCGCGCGCTGGAAGCGGCCGATGCGGGCGCGGCGTGCCTGCGGATCAATCCGGGCAATATCGGATCGTCGCAGCGCGTCGCCGAAGTGGTCCGCGCGGCCAAGGCCAATGGCTGCGCGATCCGCATCGGCGTGAATGGCGGGTCGCTGGAAAAGGACCTGCTGGAGAAGTATGGCGAGCCGTGCCCGGAGGCGCTGGTCGAAAGCGCGCTCGACCATATCAAGCTGCTCCAGGACCATGATTTCCACGAATTTAAGGTGGCGGTGAAGGCGTCCGACCTGTTCCTGGCGGTGGCGGCGTACCAGCAACTTGCCGAAGCGGTCGATTGTCCGCTGCATCTGGGCATCACCGAGGCGGGCGGGTTCGTCGGCGGGACGGTCAAGTCGGCGATCGGGATGGGATCGCTGCTGTGGTACGGCATCGGCGACACGATCCGCGTGTCGCTGTCGGCCGAACCCGAGGACGAAGTGCGCGTCGGGTTCGAGATCCTGAAGGCGCTGGGCATCCGCAACCGCGGTGTGCGGGTCGTCTCGTGCCCCAGCTGCGCGCGCCAGGGGTTCGACGTGATCCGCACCGTCCAGGCGCTCGAGGAACGCCTGCAGCATATCCGCACGCCGATGTCGCTGTCGGTGCTCGGCTGCGTCGTCAACGGGCCCGGTGAGGCGCGCGAGACCGATATCGGGCTGACCGGCGGCGGCAACGGCAAGCACATGGTGTATCTGTCGGGGGTGACCGACCACACGGTGGAAAGCGCCGACATGCTCGATCACATCGTCCGGCTGGTCGAAGCCAAGGCGGCGGAGATCGAGGCGGCGGACGCGGCGGTTCCAGTGGCGGCGGAGTAG
- a CDS encoding DMT family transporter → MTSRSLSPAIAFAVAAAGIGLFSIMDAFMKSLVLAIGVYNALLWRTAVQTAFGAAAWRLSGGGMPRRRALRLHLLRGGITAAMAVLFFWGLARVPMAQAIALSYIAPLLALMLGAAILGERVGPRVVFASVAALGGVGVILLGQSQADLGPAAFDGALAILASAVLYAFNLIVARVQSQAARPGEIAFFQSAIVVSILALAAPWLLIVPGAAEWPKIAAGGALAIGSLWLLAWAYAHGEAGYLATTEYTSFVYAAVLGWAVFGEVVSWFTLAGAAVIVVACLYAAQRRDVAAVVLEPTV, encoded by the coding sequence ATGACCAGCCGATCGCTGTCGCCCGCCATCGCCTTTGCCGTCGCCGCCGCGGGCATCGGGCTGTTTTCTATCATGGACGCGTTCATGAAGTCGCTGGTGCTGGCGATCGGCGTATATAACGCGCTGCTGTGGCGCACGGCGGTGCAGACGGCGTTCGGGGCGGCGGCGTGGCGCCTGAGCGGCGGCGGAATGCCGAGGCGACGGGCGCTGCGGCTGCACCTGCTGCGCGGCGGGATCACCGCGGCGATGGCCGTCCTGTTCTTCTGGGGGCTGGCGCGCGTGCCGATGGCGCAGGCGATCGCCCTGTCGTACATCGCGCCGCTGCTGGCGCTGATGCTGGGCGCGGCAATCCTGGGCGAGCGGGTCGGGCCGCGCGTCGTCTTCGCTTCGGTCGCGGCGCTGGGCGGGGTGGGCGTGATCCTGCTCGGCCAGTCGCAGGCGGACCTGGGTCCGGCGGCGTTCGACGGTGCGCTGGCGATCCTGGCGTCGGCGGTGCTGTACGCATTCAACCTGATCGTCGCGCGGGTGCAGAGCCAGGCCGCGCGACCGGGAGAAATCGCGTTCTTCCAATCGGCGATCGTGGTGTCGATCCTGGCGCTGGCGGCACCTTGGCTGTTGATCGTGCCGGGGGCGGCTGAGTGGCCCAAGATCGCCGCCGGCGGTGCGCTCGCGATCGGGTCGCTGTGGCTGCTCGCCTGGGCCTATGCGCATGGCGAGGCGGGGTATCTGGCGACGACCGAATATACCTCGTTCGTCTATGCCGCGGTGCTGGGATGGGCGGTCTTCGGGGAAGTCGTTTCGTGGTTCACGCTGGCGGGGGCGGCGGTGATCGTGGTGGCTTGCCTCTATGCGGCGCAGCGGCGCGACGTGGCGGCGGTGGTGCTGGAGCCGACGGTTTGA
- a CDS encoding isoaspartyl peptidase/L-asparaginase family protein — MSSPSAPRWSLAIHGGAGRFERGRLVPTWEPAARAGLAAALDAGSAILAADGSALDAVEAAVRVLEDDPAFNAGRGAVFTADGTIELDAAIMDGRDRRAGAVAAQTFARNPVTLARAVMEQSPHVLLVGDGADRFAAAHDLDPATPGWFEIPQRRAQLNASLLDDADAFDVDAKFGTVGAVACDPHGHVAAATSTGGITGKRWGRVGDSPIIGAGTYADDRACAVSATGAGEYFLRAGVAHEIAARMRLLGEDAAAAADAVIADVTALGGSGGVIVVDPTGRIAWRFSTRGMNRGFATSDGRRHVAIFGDED, encoded by the coding sequence ATGTCTTCCCCCTCCGCCCCTCGCTGGAGCCTCGCCATTCATGGCGGCGCCGGTCGTTTCGAACGTGGCCGCCTCGTGCCGACCTGGGAACCCGCCGCGCGAGCCGGTCTCGCCGCTGCGCTCGACGCAGGCAGCGCCATCCTCGCCGCCGACGGCTCCGCGCTCGACGCGGTCGAAGCCGCCGTGCGCGTGCTCGAGGACGACCCGGCCTTCAACGCCGGACGCGGCGCGGTCTTCACCGCTGACGGCACGATCGAGCTCGACGCCGCGATCATGGATGGCCGCGACCGCCGCGCCGGTGCCGTCGCTGCGCAAACCTTCGCGCGCAACCCCGTCACCCTGGCCCGCGCGGTCATGGAGCAAAGCCCGCACGTGCTGCTGGTCGGCGACGGCGCCGATCGCTTCGCCGCCGCGCACGATCTTGACCCGGCGACACCCGGTTGGTTCGAGATTCCGCAGCGCCGCGCGCAACTCAACGCATCGCTGCTCGACGATGCCGATGCCTTCGATGTCGATGCCAAGTTCGGCACGGTCGGCGCGGTCGCGTGCGATCCACATGGCCATGTTGCCGCCGCCACCTCGACCGGCGGCATCACCGGCAAGCGCTGGGGCCGCGTCGGCGATTCGCCGATCATCGGCGCGGGCACTTACGCCGATGACCGCGCCTGCGCCGTCTCCGCGACCGGGGCGGGCGAGTATTTCCTGCGCGCCGGCGTCGCTCACGAGATCGCCGCGCGGATGCGCTTGCTGGGCGAGGATGCCGCCGCTGCCGCCGATGCCGTGATCGCCGACGTCACCGCGCTCGGTGGATCGGGCGGGGTCATCGTCGTCGATCCGACAGGGAGGATCGCCTGGCGCTTTTCCACCAGGGGCATGAACCGGGGCTTTGCGACCAGTGACGGCCGGCGGCACGTCGCGATCTTCGGCGACGAGGATTGA
- a CDS encoding S1/P1 nuclease, giving the protein MIRRLLALVAALTLTLPSPAAAYGVYGHEAIARIAMRNVAPATRSRALALLRQARLLETPGCAAATPEHASTWPDCIRAMGARFSYTSPWHYQNVDICQPFDLESACADGNCVSAQVDRQVELLKNRTIPVREKVAALAFLIHFVGDLHMPLHAGDRGDRGGNDVKASYGAYTTDWLNLHSIWDTPLAERAITTPPDPVRAYSEQERAVLGSGTTKDWSREAWAVSRDVAYAQALGGDPCGPKPTGRIEYTNAAIEASIDAEKQQVVRAGLRLARLLDEALDPANAFTPQRRRR; this is encoded by the coding sequence ATGATCCGCCGCCTCCTCGCGCTCGTCGCCGCGCTTACCCTGACGCTCCCCTCGCCTGCCGCCGCGTACGGCGTCTATGGGCACGAGGCGATCGCCCGCATCGCCATGCGCAACGTCGCGCCGGCCACGCGCTCGCGCGCGCTCGCGCTGCTTCGCCAGGCGCGGCTGCTCGAAACACCGGGCTGCGCGGCGGCGACGCCGGAGCATGCCAGCACCTGGCCCGACTGCATCCGCGCGATGGGCGCGCGGTTCAGCTACACCTCGCCGTGGCATTACCAGAATGTCGACATCTGCCAGCCCTTCGACCTCGAAAGCGCCTGCGCCGACGGCAACTGCGTCTCCGCCCAGGTCGATCGCCAGGTCGAGCTGCTCAAGAACCGCACCATTCCGGTTCGCGAGAAAGTTGCGGCGCTCGCCTTCCTGATCCACTTCGTCGGCGACCTGCACATGCCGCTCCACGCCGGCGACCGCGGCGATCGCGGCGGCAACGACGTCAAGGCGAGCTACGGCGCCTACACCACCGACTGGCTCAACCTCCACTCGATCTGGGACACGCCGCTGGCCGAACGCGCGATCACCACCCCGCCCGACCCGGTGCGCGCCTATTCCGAGCAGGAGCGCGCGGTACTCGGCAGCGGAACGACCAAGGACTGGAGCCGTGAAGCATGGGCGGTCAGCCGCGACGTCGCCTATGCCCAGGCGCTCGGCGGCGATCCCTGCGGCCCCAAGCCGACCGGGCGCATCGAATACACCAACGCCGCGATCGAAGCGTCGATCGACGCCGAGAAGCAGCAAGTCGTCCGCGCCGGCCTGCGCCTCGCCCGCCTGCTCGATGAGGCGCTTGATCCCGCCAACGCCTTCACCCCGCAGCGGCGGCGGCGATAG
- a CDS encoding acyltransferase family protein: MRIEPSSAFTIRRNERHYGLDWLRIAAFALLILYHIGMVFGPWPWVIHSPHRYWQVVPLLSLLSPWRLALLFAVSGYASRKLLARSGGLRRFTASRNRRLLIPFAFGMAVLVPIEMYIQVADRGYPHGYLHFWSSDYWRWGSFYGKQFPAYEHLWFVIYLWAYTLVLAAALRIGGARLDCLVARALVWLRGGTRILWVPIVLLSIAKLGMMFVIPDETGLLTDWTGHAFYLPMLVAGFILAGAPALWPTIASVWRPAALTAIVAGSIIVAIDLAYLDTMPSHIWAMVDRTARNAMAWSMVLVLFLAADRFLNRDHRWRATLGEAVFPFYLIHHSAIVVTAWATLPLAFDPWSQFAILLAATGTACALFYLIGRRIGWLRPLIGLRSRVASRG, from the coding sequence ATGCGTATCGAGCCGAGTTCGGCCTTCACGATCCGCCGCAACGAGCGGCATTACGGGCTCGACTGGCTCCGCATCGCCGCGTTCGCGCTACTGATCCTCTATCATATCGGCATGGTGTTCGGCCCGTGGCCGTGGGTGATCCACAGTCCGCACCGCTATTGGCAGGTCGTGCCGCTGCTCAGTCTGTTGTCGCCGTGGCGGCTGGCGCTGCTGTTCGCGGTGTCGGGCTATGCGTCGCGAAAGCTGCTCGCTCGCTCGGGCGGGCTCCGCCGCTTCACCGCGTCGCGCAACAGGCGGCTGCTGATCCCGTTCGCGTTCGGCATGGCGGTGCTGGTACCGATCGAGATGTACATCCAGGTCGCCGACCGCGGCTATCCGCACGGCTATCTGCATTTCTGGAGCAGCGACTATTGGCGCTGGGGCAGCTTCTACGGCAAGCAATTCCCTGCCTACGAGCATCTCTGGTTCGTGATCTATCTATGGGCCTACACGCTTGTCCTCGCGGCGGCGCTGCGGATCGGCGGCGCGCGTCTCGATTGTCTGGTGGCGCGCGCGCTGGTGTGGCTGCGCGGAGGCACCCGGATCCTGTGGGTGCCGATCGTGCTCCTCTCGATCGCCAAGCTCGGCATGATGTTCGTCATTCCCGACGAAACCGGGCTGCTGACCGACTGGACCGGCCACGCCTTCTACCTGCCGATGCTGGTCGCCGGCTTCATCCTCGCGGGCGCTCCCGCGCTCTGGCCGACCATCGCGAGCGTCTGGCGCCCCGCCGCGCTGACCGCGATCGTCGCCGGCAGCATCATCGTCGCGATCGATCTTGCCTACCTCGACACGATGCCCTCGCATATCTGGGCGATGGTCGACCGCACCGCGCGCAACGCAATGGCGTGGAGCATGGTGCTGGTCCTGTTCCTCGCCGCCGATCGCTTCCTCAACCGCGACCATCGCTGGCGCGCCACCTTGGGCGAGGCCGTGTTCCCCTTCTACCTGATCCACCATTCTGCGATCGTCGTGACCGCATGGGCGACGCTGCCGCTCGCCTTCGATCCGTGGAGCCAGTTCGCCATCCTGCTCGCTGCAACCGGCACCGCGTGCGCGCTGTTCTACCTGATCGGTCGCCGGATCGGCTGGCTCCGCCCGCTGATCGGATTACGCTCCCGGGTGGCCAGCCGGGGCTGA